In Tribolium castaneum strain GA2 chromosome 8, icTriCast1.1, whole genome shotgun sequence, the genomic window TACACAACAGTCATCAGTTTAATTGTCTTAAATTGGGTATTGTTCTTTCCATAAGCTGGTCTGATAAGACACTTTTAGATAACTCACTTATAAACAACATTTTCGACGTActgtcacgatcaaaaagaataataCCCCTGAAACCGCagctacaaatttttttgataaaaactataTAAACGAACTGGGTGTTGTGTAAACTAACTGGACAATTTGTAAACTAACCTgtgtgttaaaatttatgacctaaaaGATTTTAGTCGGACTTTTGCTATGTAGCCTGGTTGGTAGGATAGTGTCATTCTTGTTGATCGTGACTGAACCTAAAGGATGCAttcatttaaatttctaattaaagaGACATGATtcaaaagtattggaccaacTTTCACATGGTGATAAAGAAAATTTAGCTATGCATAAAAATGACACAGAGATTTTTTTGCACAATCCATTGTTCTTAGTCACTTACAGTAGGTATCTGTTGTCAAGACAGTAGGATATGTTTACTGGTTGTTACGTTCAAGGTGTCGCGTCAGTAGGTaccattacaaaaaaaaacggttttacACTTTTCGTTTTAATAATTCATACAAAATACAATCAGTGCTCTTTTCATAACATTATGACTAGGTACGTGATAAGTCtaacagacttattaattaaataaattaaatttagtttatttgaattaataCAGGGTATATACTTTCAagctatttaaattttggagcatcatatttaattgttttaaatggaAACTCCTATTTATTCTTACATCATTCGAtgcggaattaaaaaaaataacatttttttcttattacaaccCTAACATATTCAgagttatttgccaaaaatcGTTCTCTCAACGACAAATGACTTTGATGATTAAAAGTCGAAGATGGTTAATGTTTTTAGCAAATAAGTCGGAATAGGGTtgtgataataaaaatgtttttttgagaCGCTGCatgtcaattttcaaaattttgtttcctATACGTTAGTTGGCaagtatataaaaaacaaattgagaTAGAAATCAGCGATGCTACAtctcaattttttagaaaagttaaataaatgtgtcaaacatattttccttttttgaTGATTAATGCGTTTAGCTTGACAGCCATCGTCAATTCAacgtttttttatgtaaacattaatttaaaaagagatTTTTGTATCAGTACAACACCTTTACGTATAAACCTTTcaatataaacattttttcgttaaatctaaaaaaggtacctattattattaacaagagTTGATTgtataaacaattttatgtACAAAAGCATAAAATTTTGGGATTGTGGtcacaaattattattttacgaaTCGTGGAGtatattttactttatttacgAGTTTAAAATAAGTGACAGGTCTACTGTGATATgctttctgttaaaatttcagagtGAGAAAGTaactcatttttcaaaatgacttgacaaaaataatgctttACATAAGGAAGGGCTTGTGAATCTTCAGAAGTAGAGAAACATAttaataaagtaaaacatGCCAATCTGAATAAACAAACAATACACTTACCCTCAATGTCTTAGACGATttattgattaataaattttgtcgGTTAGATAGTTGCTACGGTAGAGATCATCAGATTGATGATTCTATAGAAATTATGAAACCGATAGAATTTATCTAACGATAACTTGTTCAAGAAACTGGGGTTAACTCAGGGATTTCAACGGTTACTTAAACTTAATagctgaattaaataaaaacaatcgtTATTATGATTATAATAATTGCCTCAGTGGATTTATTAtactaataaatttaactGAGTTTGGTGGAACCGACCTTAAGACTGCTtcaaagctaataaaattaaaaattggtacataaaaagattaaaaatacagtaagattaaaattctgtagatctaagtgactgaaagaatgatacttaataaaaaaatttaaaaaaatatttatttagaaaaaagctattatttaaaaaatgcactaaaaagtaacaattaatgttttttatcagaggagaatatttttgctaacaaattaggattttaaaatttataaaagctttgagaACGCCCATAAGCTCGTAAATCATAACAAACCtgcattacagaattactttcttaaacACTGTtcccaaatttttttaaattttaaaatcctaatatataagcaaaaataatctcctctgatagaaaatagttattacCTGCACTCGTCACAAGTGACAACATTTGAGACTGAGTGTCGCTGATAAAAGATCTAGTTTTCGGCATTTTACGAGATAAAGCATTTTTACTTTTGCCTGTTATCAagattttttctaatgttGTCAGTTGTTTCTTGTGTCTTTCGCTGCTTCGCTGGAGAGGTGATGATTTCCTCATTGTGAAACGGGAGACAATGCACTAGATGCTGCACTAATTAAAGTATAAAATACACATTCGAAAATCTCGTCACAAAAATTCGAGACTGaattttgcttataagcaTTGTTATGATAATGAACCACGTGCAAAGCTTCctgattattttattcatttacctttaaattagttttgcttaaaattgctCTTTACTCTTCACCATTACGTTTGCGGataaaatagtatattttATTCGGCATAAATGTGAGTTTATGTGGCTCAGCTAAATTATTTGCCTCATTGCATTCGGCAAAATAAACATTCATTTTCGCCACATaaactattacttttataagtttttcattttctttacaaataatcagtattttgaaataaaatttggtcaaTAGGTGCCCCTCGaccattttaaagaaaaaagttttcataACAAGAACTAATACAACATAAAGGACTACAAAGCAAGTAATAAATATGGAAAAATGCTAACAATCACAATATCAAAATGACATTTATAGTACTTCACAACTTTTCAGCATCGAGCCAAATTTCTCCTTCAGCTGCCAAAACAAACGATGCAACTTTGAATTTCAACGGTTCTTGTGTCCTTTCCCCAACCTtaaatttgtagtttttcaACAGTGTTGCCAATCCAACTTTGGTCTGCATTAGACCAAACCGCATCCCTGGGAGAAACACactactcaaaaaaattaattttttggtgctGTTTCCTACCTATACAAATCCTAGGCCCTTCACCAAACGGAAGATGTGCATAATGATGCCTTGCCTTTCTATTCTCTTCATTAAACCTCTCAGGATCAAAAGTTTTAGGATCCGGATAATATTCTTGGTCGTAATGGATTCCCAAAACTGGGATTAGGATTGATGTCCCTTTTTCAATAATTACATCCTGGTCGGGAATTTTATAGTCTTTGACACATTTCCGGCCAAGCATGGGAACAGGTGGGTACATCCTTAAAGCCTCGTTTATGACTTGGTCCATATATTTCATTTCTTGGGTGGCTTCGTATGTTATACTCCCCTCATATCTACTTAAAACTGTGTTAATTTCATCCCTGAGCTTTTGTTGCAAGTCAGGTCTTCGACTTAATTCGTAGAGGACAAAGGCCATGGTCGTGGATGATGTTTCAAAACCGGCAATGAAAAACACAAAGCTTTGAGCAGCGATTTCGTTAATTGTGAGGGTTTTACCGTCTTCACCCTTCAAGTCAATcaataattgaataaaatcttTGCgtctgtaattatttttttcgcgaTATTCAACAGTTTCCCTCACTACTTTAaggaaaaattctgaaacgtCTTTCCGTGTCAATGTTAATCTGAACAGTTGTGCAAGTCGCGGAAAACTCATCGCAAAAATTATCTTGACTATATCGAATTTTGTTGGAACGAAAGCTTTGCGTCCATACTCCCGGAATGGTGAATTATTGTCGTTTGAGGTGTTAAAGTCAAGCCCAAAAGCACATGACCCGATGATATCAGTTGTGAAACACCCCAAAACTTCTTTGATATCAATTGATTCCATTTTTCGATCGATTTGTTTGACTAAACCTGGGGCACAGTCGACCAAAGTCTGAAacatcattttcatttttccgGAGGTGAAAGTCggagttagtttaattcgTAAGTTGCGCCACTTTTCACCACCGATTGCAAATAAATGTGCACTAAGAGGGTCGTCTTTTTCATTGTAGTAGAAGCCACGGTCGGAAAAATAGTCGAAATCTTTCGTCATGATGTTCTTCAAGTAGTCCAAATCGATAACCATATAGCTGGGTTTGAGAATAGAGTAAAGACCTCCGTGTTTCCATCCTTGTGCTTTCATCTCATCGTAGAAGTTTTTCATGCGGATACCGCCACTTTCCTTCTGGCGGAAAAGGTTTGAGTTGCCAAAAGGAATGGTAGGTTGAATGAAAGGGACGTTTTTTTGACTCCAGTATTGGTAGGTCCATTTAAAGTAAGCGAAGAGAATGGCGAAGAGTGCAATGAACACGCCCACTAGGTCGAGAAATCTAAACATTCTGTTGTGgaaacatgaaaaaatatgCAGGCGAAACTATCACATTACTAACCTGTGTGATCTCAATGTGGTGTAATGTGTGACGCACACGACCTTTTTCGTTGTTGGTTTCAATGACGCGAGGAAATGATTAATCTGTTAGATGAGATGGTAAGTAAGTAAGCATTTACTGGTTGTGCAAACCTGTGTGTATGTTTTTCTAAACACTGTTAGCTATTTTAGAGGCGAATGTTTATGTTATCTGTGCTATACTATATTTGATTTGAAACAATGAATCAAtattataatacttataatacttataaattgttttttcctCTCTATATGCAACCGTTAAGACACCTATGCATTCTGTTTATCGACaagttaaaaattagaaaaacagaTAAGAGATATcaaataagaaaacaaaaaaaatgatcatgagttttttttaatacttaggTATTAGGTGAGTAAAAACTACGGAATTAAgcattgtttatttaaagactttactttttaaaaaacctgATTGGTGAATTacaatgttttcaaaaaaagaaaaaaggaaaaaatcacaagataaaTACTCACACGGAAAACACCCACACAGAAATAAGTTCAACCGTCAAAATGCCCAAAAAAGGCtcacagaaaaattaattcaatgaaaaaaaaacaatctctACAATTGTGGATATTTAGGAACATATTGATGCCCTAGGCTACCTAATTTGCCGGAAAGTAGCTCTTTGTAATACGAATTACACTTCAAACTTTTAAAAGGTACCACCCTTCTTCTGACACCTCTAATGAACTGATAAACTGCTCAAAAAATGTTAAGGATATTGATGTTTTAATGTAGACTGCTTTACAACagttaaaaaagtattaaCTCTAACATCAAACAAAATCTATTAATTTTCAAGCCTTGGAATCTGATAAAAACATcattaaatacagggtgtccgtttttctagctccaccatggggatctcagttattttatgagatacgaggtcggttaaataAGGACAATggtgcgcatttttatgctgaacaattatctgaaagaaaatttgatgtgtcagttttagtttttgaattatagagaaaaatcaaaaaaatttagttttgtttctattttttcaagcaaaaattaaaagaactagacgtCTTTAAATAggacatttattttataagaaatctaaatctgttatCGTCTTtttcaaggcgttcttgatgtcagaattacaacactcaacttttgtttttcttatggGCGCTATATTTAATAcatgtatttttgaaaagtctttTTGTTTCACGTGATATGATTGAATATTACATGctggttaaaattaagaaaaaagcaaagagtgcattggaaaaaaaacacaaaaattttgtttaataacaaactaaattttgacagttgtaGTAAATGTGCAAGCATAACTTTTATAACTgtgtcttgttttgttttgcgaaaaataaatatctagCTTATCACgtcgtttagtttttaaataagtaagcttgACGGAAATGTGAACGTTCTAGATtctaattcaattaaacttctaaaatctagtttgtttaaaaacaaaattgttggcgtttttatccaaaacactcttcgcaaaatcgcttttgtcttaattttaaccagCATGTAATATTcaatcatatcatgtgatacatcattgttatcagaaataaaatcagttttcaaaaatacaaaatgcgaatatggcttccataagaaaaaccaatgttgagtgttgtaactctgacatcaggAACGCCTCAGTAAATACGATAACACATTTAGATTCcgtgtaaaaaagtgcctaaaGAACATGctagttaaaaacgtctagtttttttaggtttcgcttgaaaaaataaaaacaaaaataacaaacttttttttcaatcattcaaaaactaaaaataacacatcaaattttcttgcagataattgttcaacataaaaatgcacacCTTTATCTTAATTCAACCGTCCTTGTATCTCTGATAATAAACTGAGATCCCCCTGGTGGAcctcgaaaaacggacactcTGTATGTATCTGAAAACTAACagttttcgacaaaatttgaGTTGAGACGCCTTGATAtacagtccgggacatttctatttggacataaaaaatttgaattttctgacatttatacgtgtattcagcgtctatgtgaacaaaaaattgttctctctctcattctgtggtccttgagctttaataacagggacattttttaaattggtagcattagaaaatgacagtaaacagctgactgatgtaaacaataacacaataacaaaggaaatgttataattttaatctatataaccagtggctgctttaaaagtgtgtactaacgggataataacatatttacgcaagtatttttgaaggtaGAAACATTACTTGTCATATAACAACTACTCAGATTATATGATGAGACGGGAATGGCACAATACAGAATTGCAGTCAATGATTGTGCTGGAGAAAGCTGCTGTGACGTACTGACAGTACTGACTATCGCTGGTTATACGACTTGTGcaatttgtgatatattttgtgtgaaaaactggaaaacaaagtgcataactgcataacctcacttatcgcagttttgcacattttgatgatgggaattgcggttcaagtaattatgagttatagatggagcccactgtttacttcaaagtaagttCACGAGTTTTACAGATACTTGGTtaacttttctattttcatataaaattcaaactaaacgaaatcgaaaagcttaattttgtcatgttttttattaattattaaaaaatttatttaaaaaatcacagatagtgtttataatttgcagCTGAAACCTTTTGGGTCCACTTTTTTCGTTGTTATTTCCTGGCAGCCACTCTTGTTTTAAGCAGAATGggtgtaaagttaaaaataatcccgtaaaattgttaatataactCCTTTGCACTGGCATGGCATgtatttgaaaacttacgtTTAACAAATACGTCACAAAGTCTCAGCCATCgtcgaaaaatataataagggctttataacaagaagcgctttctgattttactgtggacgtgtggaagaatagtgtgaaatattgcgaaaaaccaacttttactcttgtgtacatttttgtacgtctctatctgagagtagtcgtcttgtataaaaaatatagcctactaataaaggaaattaaagtgtttttatttctgggttGCCCCCAATTCCACTTTGCCCTTGTCTGATAATCAAGACACTGATAATGAAATTGGTGTAAGTGCATCGAATACAAATGTGTTGAATAGATGAATAAAAGAGAGAcaactgcttttttcaaaaaggccatttcaaatttattcaaaaagcacaGCCCCATTGAAAAGGGTCCATTCACGATGAAGTTTGGCTTCCTGCATGACATAGGTCTCGGGCATCAAGCTCACTGTAAATGGTCTAAATTGGTCTTGCATCTCTAAGACATGGACTCACTAAGAGCGACTTCTGCAGTAGGCTTGAGACCTGCCTGCCTGCCTCGCAACAATCTCTGCACTATGATTCCAAATCATTCTATAAAACGCTGTCAATTACAAGCCATGATATGAGGCATGAGGCCGTCTCAGTGTATGTCTTGTGGTGTACATTGAAACTGTTTCTTAAAGAacccattcacaatgagatctgcttcgctacatgcggcgcgacaggactcaaagactaatcctaaaagacacaaaaaaactgacacaGTTTATCATTTTAAGCCATTGACAGCGTTTTCGAATGTTGGTGCAAAGACTTGTCGCGAGGCAGGTTTCAGCCTTCCGCCAACGTCAGTCTCAGTGAAGCCCTCTCAAAGTGATCTCAGCGAAaaccattcacaatgagattgatctatgaggcctatgtcgtgccgcatgcagcgagatatgtctcattgttaatgaaaatagggccgttgttgttgtttaaagtcgttttttaaaacttttgtggcaaattttacTGATGTGGCAGAGAGGGGGCATGCAATTGGAACAGGacgatgactaccctaaaaggcacttcgaggcttttatggcctttttaatgcaaatttcaactttaaatctgacagtcataccaaggtcaaacataacctcaacagtaatccagcaacggtacttcaaagcatttgaaagtttctccatttgtttttaagtgttcTAGTTGGTACGTTTTGCTGTGCTTTACtgcaataaagaaatatttaaatttttattattgtttacatttgtcacctgtcaaacacatcaaacaaccaagttccctaaatttgagctcttatctagtttttgtgcTCTATATAGTCTCGCGTCAACGTATGCGCTATGACGTATCTCATATACaaatgtcccggactataGCAAATACAgatattgttttaataatgatACATAATTTTAACAGCGTTTAAATAATTGATGCAATCTCTACAAAAGCGAAAGAAACGTAAATTTCAGCAAGTACTaaggaaaaaacaaacacacaattttgttatttcgTCAAAAGATCATGTTTCACACAAAatcttttaaacttttttctctaaaagtatttttgtgAGAAAACAATTGGATATTTGTTcagtttaaaagaaaaaccaGTCTTTTCATTTTTCGCTTAAATAGGCAACTAAATAtagaacatttaaaaattattatttgggaAGTTGTTCAGTAATGTAAATTATGAACAATTTCTTGACTGACTGTACAAGAAAACTTTGTCCACATGTAGGTATTATCATTGTCAAAATGATGATAGATGGCACTCATCTATTTTGactttgaaaattgtatttaaacGAAGAGTTGACTCTTTTTGAATTCTGCTTGTTTTCTAATGTTATTAAAGTTATcgtattcaattttttttctgaaagtATTGTTaagcaacattttattttttggtagtACCATTTCGACAATTAAATGATCGACATTGTTCAAAAATTAGGggtttctatttaaaaaaatgtcgatGACGaataattactcaaaaaccaaaaggtgaaaaaaagtCAAGTTTAATTAGGTATTGACTATTGTAAGTAGTTTCTAAGTATTGTCATctctgtcaaatctttgaattagtttttttttcacttctttTGCAACGTTGTTGTTTCAAGTGTAGGGTTTCTCTTGATTTATGTTTTACATTaccgtgatttttgttgttgtgtattctttcGTTTTTAGATCCGAagcctttttgcattattttgacgaatCTGTCATCTTGgcggcattcacaatttaaattaggcGGCACATTGATTTACATTTCATAGCTGACTTGAACAACTATTTCTGAACAGTGttccaatttaataaaattgccaacatcgcattttaccaatttttttaaataacttttataaaaatgcaaaatactTGGTTGTTTGATTATTAAATCTAATtgaaattacattagctattaatttttcgaGGTGCACGAATAATTTATATGATatttaat contains:
- the LOC658833 gene encoding cytochrome P450 6a2 codes for the protein MFRFLDLVGVFIALFAILFAYFKWTYQYWSQKNVPFIQPTIPFGNSNLFRQKESGGIRMKNFYDEMKAQGWKHGGLYSILKPSYMVIDLDYLKNIMTKDFDYFSDRGFYYNEKDDPLSAHLFAIGGEKWRNLRIKLTPTFTSGKMKMMFQTLVDCAPGLVKQIDRKMESIDIKEVLGCFTTDIIGSCAFGLDFNTSNDNNSPFREYGRKAFVPTKFDIVKIIFAMSFPRLAQLFRLTLTRKDVSEFFLKVVRETVEYREKNNYRRKDFIQLLIDLKGEDGKTLTINEIAAQSFVFFIAGFETSSTTMAFVLYELSRRPDLQQKLRDEINTVLSRYEGSITYEATQEMKYMDQVINEALRMYPPVPMLGRKCVKDYKIPDQDVIIEKGTSILIPVLGIHYDQEYYPDPKTFDPERFNEENRKARHHYAHLPFGEGPRICIGMRFGLMQTKVGLATLLKNYKFKVGERTQEPLKFKVASFVLAAEGEIWLDAEKL